In one window of Skermanella rosea DNA:
- a CDS encoding malate/lactate/ureidoglycolate dehydrogenase yields MTRTMTYVTIAAEPLKAVMREIVTAAGSDRREAGLVADHLVEANLTGHDSHGVGMLPRYVEVFLAGDLKVNQHVAPVTDAGALLTLDGKAGFGQVMAFEAMEQGIERAARHGVAVVGLSNSHHIGRIGHWAEQCIRAGYVSMHYVNVISEPVVAPFGGRDARFVTNPFCVGIPLPGREPVLLDFATSRIAMGKVRVAMNKGEQVKPETLLDHRGEPTTDPNELFAEPHGAILPFGEHKGFGLAVVCELLGGALTGGGTLHYKPSSRAIINNMLSIIIDPNRLGTAANLSSETAEFVKWVKESPVARGVDRIRIAGEPEQDSRRRRGAEGIPIDATTWGEILDAAAQLGLKRPDIERLAGLS; encoded by the coding sequence ATGACCAGGACCATGACCTACGTGACCATAGCGGCGGAGCCGCTGAAGGCGGTGATGCGCGAGATCGTGACCGCCGCCGGATCGGACCGGCGCGAGGCCGGGCTGGTGGCCGACCATCTGGTCGAGGCCAACCTGACCGGCCACGACTCCCACGGCGTGGGCATGCTGCCGCGCTACGTCGAGGTGTTCCTGGCCGGCGACCTCAAGGTCAACCAGCACGTCGCCCCGGTCACCGACGCCGGTGCGCTGCTGACCCTGGACGGCAAGGCCGGATTCGGCCAGGTCATGGCGTTCGAGGCCATGGAGCAGGGAATCGAGCGCGCCGCCCGGCACGGCGTCGCCGTGGTCGGGCTGTCCAACAGCCACCATATCGGCCGCATCGGCCACTGGGCCGAGCAGTGCATCCGGGCCGGCTACGTGTCCATGCACTATGTCAACGTGATCAGCGAGCCGGTGGTGGCGCCGTTCGGCGGCCGCGACGCCCGCTTCGTCACCAACCCGTTCTGCGTCGGCATCCCGCTGCCGGGCCGGGAGCCGGTGCTGCTGGACTTCGCGACCAGCCGGATCGCCATGGGCAAGGTGCGCGTGGCCATGAACAAGGGCGAGCAGGTCAAGCCGGAGACCCTGCTGGACCACCGGGGCGAGCCGACCACCGATCCCAACGAGCTGTTCGCCGAGCCCCACGGCGCCATCCTGCCCTTCGGCGAGCACAAGGGCTTCGGCCTGGCGGTCGTCTGCGAACTGCTGGGCGGGGCGCTGACCGGCGGCGGCACGCTCCACTACAAGCCGTCGAGCCGGGCCATCATCAACAACATGCTGTCGATCATCATCGACCCGAACCGGCTGGGCACCGCGGCCAACCTCTCGTCCGAGACCGCCGAGTTCGTCAAGTGGGTCAAGGAGTCCCCGGTCGCCCGGGGCGTCGACCGCATCAGGATCGCCGGCGAGCCGGAGCAGGACTCCCGCCGCCGCCGCGGCGCCGAGGGCATCCCCATCGACGCGACCACCTGGGGCGAGATCCTCGACGCCGCCGCCCAACTCGGGCTGAAGCGCCCGGACATCGAGCGGCTGGCGGGGCTTTCCTGA
- a CDS encoding endonuclease/exonuclease/phosphatase family protein: protein MFRPRADGADRRVPDESRRRAAVDLVARLKPDILVLNEALYCEEAFGQREDYAALFGFPHAASRLYDGSWGNAILSRHPIVDTVSTIIHRAGANQDRGLLAVRLCLPEGEAWVATYHPHPQRRPRKRLEDYAGFLPLLPGPLLLAGDMNAISPEDAPDAAALARGFERFRAPDVARREVERFVEAGRVLFRDVAPRFGLRDALKAAERGYTIPTPMLSTDVSSAMRIDFILVNGGIAVDKGWVVREPEADVASDHYPVAADFRLALPGAQGVSGASEEERP, encoded by the coding sequence ATGTTCCGGCCGCGCGCCGACGGGGCGGACCGCCGCGTGCCCGACGAGAGCCGGCGCCGCGCCGCCGTGGACCTGGTCGCCCGGCTGAAGCCCGACATCCTCGTGCTCAACGAGGCGCTGTACTGCGAGGAGGCGTTCGGCCAGCGGGAGGACTATGCCGCGCTGTTCGGCTTTCCCCACGCCGCCAGCCGCCTCTACGACGGCTCCTGGGGGAACGCCATCCTGAGCCGGCACCCGATTGTCGACACCGTCTCCACCATCATCCACCGCGCCGGCGCCAACCAGGACCGTGGCCTGCTGGCGGTGAGGCTGTGCCTGCCTGAGGGGGAGGCCTGGGTCGCCACCTACCATCCCCACCCGCAGCGCCGCCCGCGCAAGCGGCTGGAGGATTATGCCGGGTTCCTGCCGCTGCTGCCCGGTCCCCTGCTGCTCGCGGGCGACATGAACGCCATCAGCCCGGAGGACGCGCCGGACGCGGCGGCCCTGGCGCGGGGCTTCGAGCGTTTCCGGGCGCCCGACGTGGCGCGCCGCGAGGTCGAACGCTTCGTCGAGGCGGGGCGCGTGCTGTTCCGCGACGTGGCGCCCCGCTTCGGCCTGCGCGACGCCCTGAAGGCCGCGGAACGCGGCTACACCATCCCGACACCCATGCTGAGCACGGACGTCTCCAGCGCCATGCGGATCGACTTCATCCTGGTCAACGGCGGCATCGCCGTGGACAAGGGCTGGGTCGTGCGCGAGCCGGAGGCCGACGTCGCCAGCGACCATTACCCGGTCGCCGCCGATTTCCGGCTGGCGTTGCCGGGCGCGCAGGGTGTATCGGGCGCATCTGAGGAGGAACGACCATGA
- a CDS encoding sensor histidine kinase: MSRTVDKQQREWAEQQAALAEFGQFALSSLDLDLILGRACELVARGLRTPIAKIMQIVPGGDELLTRAQVGLPPDIASAGVTTVPGGHGSAAGYALAAGEPVISHIPTETRFEVSDVVRRSRVVVSANVLIGGCAGAFGTLEVDSLEERTFTPSDISFLRNYANLLAAAVDRHAAHRERAAAAEERAVLLRELQHRTQNDMAIITSMLRMEARRAKRNETRRRLDSVGQRVEVLSLVYRRLYATGATDAVDLATYLEELVKRRFLMHGLESGDSVGMDLRLAPIEVDHGQAVAVGLIVNELVTNSLKYAFPLRRGTVSLSLDRTGPDRARLTVADDGIGMPDAQVKGLGIGLELVPVLARMAQGEFAPEAREVGTAGILDFSVPPAGTKRGGGC; the protein is encoded by the coding sequence GTGTCGCGAACAGTGGACAAGCAGCAGCGGGAATGGGCCGAACAACAGGCAGCGCTCGCCGAATTCGGGCAGTTCGCCCTGTCGAGCCTGGATCTCGACCTCATCCTCGGGCGGGCCTGCGAGTTGGTCGCGCGCGGCCTTCGGACTCCCATCGCCAAGATCATGCAGATCGTTCCCGGAGGCGACGAACTGCTGACCCGTGCCCAGGTGGGGCTGCCGCCGGATATCGCCTCGGCGGGGGTCACGACGGTCCCCGGCGGCCACGGGTCGGCTGCGGGCTATGCCCTGGCCGCGGGCGAACCCGTGATCTCCCACATCCCGACCGAAACGCGGTTCGAAGTGTCCGACGTGGTGCGCCGGTCCCGCGTGGTGGTTTCCGCCAACGTCCTGATCGGCGGATGCGCCGGGGCGTTCGGGACGCTGGAGGTGGACAGCCTGGAGGAACGCACCTTCACGCCGTCCGACATCAGCTTCCTGCGGAACTATGCCAACCTGCTGGCGGCGGCGGTGGACCGCCACGCGGCCCATCGCGAACGGGCCGCCGCCGCGGAGGAGCGGGCCGTCCTGCTCCGGGAACTCCAGCACCGTACCCAGAACGACATGGCGATCATCACGTCCATGCTGCGGATGGAGGCGCGCAGGGCGAAGCGCAACGAGACGCGCCGCCGCCTGGACAGCGTCGGCCAGCGGGTCGAGGTCCTGTCCCTGGTCTACCGGCGCCTCTATGCGACCGGGGCGACCGACGCCGTGGATCTGGCGACCTACCTGGAAGAGCTGGTCAAGCGGCGCTTCCTGATGCATGGACTGGAAAGCGGCGATTCCGTCGGCATGGACCTGCGGCTCGCCCCGATCGAGGTGGATCACGGCCAGGCCGTGGCGGTCGGGCTGATCGTCAACGAGCTGGTGACCAACAGCCTGAAATACGCATTCCCCCTGCGCCGCGGGACGGTCAGCCTGTCGCTCGACCGAACCGGGCCGGACCGGGCCAGGCTCACGGTGGCGGACGACGGCATCGGCATGCCGGACGCCCAGGTCAAGGGGCTCGGGATCGGGCTGGAACTGGTTCCCGTCCTCGCCCGGATGGCCCAGGGCGAATTCGCGCCGGAAGCGCGGGAGGTCGGGACGGCCGGCATCCTCGACTTCTCGGTGCCGCCGGCCGGGACCAAACGCGGTGGCGGCTGTTGA
- a CDS encoding alpha/beta hydrolase has translation MSRRIIHEDTPAGRGRLAARPGMEGDRPETPPSIQTLSAGTERFGLISVPPGYRPDRPAPLLVLLHGAGGEARQAIGWLQPVADEAGLILLAPQSEGPTWDVILGGYGPDVKRIDDALAEVFRRFAIDSGRVAVGGFSDGASYALSLGLINGGLFRRVAAFSPGFAAPSGTDDHPRFYISHGTGDTVLPIDSCSRRLVPRLQAAGFDVLYREFDGGHTVPPDIAREAVGWLLDDTP, from the coding sequence ATGAGCCGCCGGATCATTCATGAGGACACGCCGGCCGGACGGGGACGCCTGGCGGCGCGCCCCGGAATGGAGGGCGACAGGCCGGAGACGCCGCCCAGCATCCAGACGCTGAGCGCCGGCACCGAGCGGTTCGGCCTGATCTCCGTCCCTCCCGGATATCGGCCGGACCGTCCGGCACCGCTCCTGGTGCTGCTCCACGGCGCCGGCGGAGAGGCCCGGCAGGCGATCGGCTGGCTCCAGCCGGTGGCCGACGAGGCCGGGCTGATCCTGCTGGCGCCGCAGTCGGAAGGCCCGACCTGGGACGTGATCCTGGGCGGCTACGGCCCCGACGTGAAGAGGATCGACGATGCGCTGGCCGAGGTCTTCCGCCGGTTCGCGATCGATTCCGGCCGGGTCGCGGTCGGCGGGTTCTCGGACGGCGCGTCCTATGCCCTGTCGCTCGGCCTGATCAACGGCGGCCTGTTCCGGCGCGTCGCGGCCTTCTCGCCGGGGTTCGCCGCCCCGAGCGGCACGGACGACCATCCCCGGTTCTACATCTCCCACGGCACCGGGGACACCGTCCTGCCGATCGATTCCTGCAGCCGGCGGCTGGTGCCCAGGCTCCAGGCCGCCGGCTTCGACGTCCTGTACCGCGAGTTCGACGGCGGCCACACCGTTCCCCCCGACATCGCGCGCGAAGCCGTCGGCTGGCTCCTGGACGACACGCCGTGA
- a CDS encoding efflux RND transporter periplasmic adaptor subunit — translation MPFREPRAPSILSGPPLRKAVAAALTLLACPAALAQTGPAGGPPPAVTTVAVEARDVAPTTEFIGRTEAIESFEARPRVEGFLREVAFRDGQDVTAGQLLYVIEPAPYEAALTAARAQLSRAEANLLQARLSFERTEELRGRGNVSQAQLDEATAARDIAQAEVLAAQAQVQTAELNLGYTRIASPIDGRIGVTAATQGNLVTPGTGALATVVRLDPIRVVFSVSDRDVLAIQEQYAGLSPQEVVGRFVPRLRLADGSEYPQDGRVEFVDNRVDPATGTIAVRAVFPNPRQILLPGQFVTALVRPEQSERRPVVPVASVQQDREGRFVLVLDDQNRVSRRRIEVGTQIEQAFAVEQGLQEGETVILGGVQKVQPGMTVQPSQASDAVAGQP, via the coding sequence ATGCCGTTCCGCGAACCCCGTGCTCCGTCGATACTCTCCGGGCCTCCCCTCCGGAAAGCGGTCGCCGCCGCCCTCACCCTGCTGGCCTGCCCGGCTGCCCTGGCGCAGACCGGACCGGCCGGCGGGCCGCCGCCGGCCGTCACGACGGTCGCGGTGGAGGCGCGCGACGTCGCCCCGACCACCGAGTTCATCGGGCGGACCGAGGCGATCGAGAGCTTCGAGGCCCGTCCCAGGGTCGAGGGCTTCCTGCGCGAGGTGGCTTTCCGGGACGGGCAGGACGTCACGGCCGGCCAGTTGCTCTACGTGATCGAGCCGGCCCCGTACGAGGCGGCGCTGACCGCCGCCCGCGCCCAGCTGTCGCGGGCGGAAGCAAACCTGCTCCAGGCCCGGCTGAGCTTCGAGCGGACCGAGGAGCTGCGCGGGCGCGGCAATGTCAGCCAGGCGCAGCTCGACGAGGCGACGGCCGCGCGCGACATCGCCCAGGCCGAGGTGCTCGCCGCGCAGGCCCAGGTCCAGACCGCGGAGCTGAACCTGGGCTATACCCGCATCGCCTCGCCGATCGACGGCCGCATCGGCGTGACGGCGGCGACCCAGGGCAACCTGGTCACCCCCGGCACGGGGGCGCTCGCCACGGTCGTCCGCCTCGATCCGATCCGGGTCGTCTTCTCGGTCAGCGACCGCGACGTGCTGGCGATCCAGGAGCAGTATGCCGGGCTGTCCCCCCAGGAGGTGGTCGGCCGGTTCGTGCCCAGGCTGCGGCTCGCCGACGGCAGCGAGTATCCGCAGGACGGCCGGGTCGAGTTCGTCGACAACCGGGTCGATCCGGCGACCGGCACGATCGCGGTCCGGGCGGTCTTTCCCAATCCGCGGCAGATCCTGCTGCCGGGCCAGTTCGTGACCGCCCTGGTCCGGCCCGAGCAGTCGGAGCGCCGGCCGGTGGTGCCGGTCGCCTCGGTCCAGCAGGACCGCGAGGGCCGGTTCGTCCTGGTGCTCGACGACCAGAACCGGGTCAGCCGGCGCCGGATCGAGGTGGGGACGCAGATCGAGCAGGCCTTCGCGGTCGAACAGGGGCTCCAGGAAGGCGAGACGGTCATCCTGGGCGGCGTCCAGAAGGTGCAGCCGGGCATGACCGTGCAGCCGTCGCAGGCGTCCGACGCCGTGGCGGGGCAGCCATGA
- a CDS encoding DUF1349 domain-containing protein, which translates to MLIDECFGGPGLAPPLTWTDEPDDWRLTPDGLVVAPAADTDFWQGTHYGFRVDRGPRLLAPVGGDFTLETEVDFRPVHQYDQAGLMVRLSPGCWLKTSVEHEPDGPSRLGVVVTNQGWSDWSTQDFQGDGIALRVTRASGDYTVHALVGGAWTQLRICRLTEDDGARPVAAGLYACSPRGAGFRATFRRLTIAAGRSPGR; encoded by the coding sequence ATGCTGATCGACGAATGTTTCGGCGGCCCCGGCCTGGCGCCGCCGCTGACCTGGACCGACGAGCCGGACGACTGGCGGCTGACGCCGGACGGGCTGGTCGTCGCTCCCGCCGCGGACACGGATTTCTGGCAGGGCACCCATTACGGCTTCCGGGTGGACCGGGGGCCGCGCCTGCTCGCCCCGGTCGGCGGCGACTTCACCCTGGAGACGGAAGTCGATTTCCGGCCGGTCCACCAGTACGACCAGGCCGGCCTGATGGTCCGGCTGTCACCCGGCTGCTGGCTCAAGACTTCCGTGGAGCACGAGCCGGACGGTCCGTCCCGGCTGGGCGTCGTCGTGACCAACCAGGGCTGGTCCGACTGGTCGACCCAGGATTTCCAGGGCGACGGGATCGCCCTGCGGGTCACGCGGGCATCCGGCGACTACACGGTCCACGCCCTGGTCGGCGGCGCCTGGACCCAGCTGCGCATCTGCCGCCTGACGGAGGACGACGGCGCGAGGCCGGTCGCGGCGGGGCTCTACGCCTGCTCGCCCCGCGGCGCCGGCTTCCGGGCGACCTTCCGGCGGCTGACCATCGCCGCCGGAAGGTCGCCCGGCCGGTGA
- a CDS encoding alpha/beta fold hydrolase: MRDDPAGMPIRDRRVHVNGVDLQVATAGPADGPPVILLHGFPESRLAWRRQTGPLAEAGLRLVVPDQRGYGRSGKPVRIGDYALDTLAGDVVGLADALGIGRFAVVGHDWGAVLAWHLAARFPGRVERAAVLNGPHLATVRGHALAHPSQALRSWYVGFFQVPWLPERLLRARGFAGMRRLMERTARPGTFAPEDWARYRDAWEQPGAVTAMLNWYRALRHRSPSPPEPIGIPVRVIWGDRDAALDPRLAEAGASLCGRCEVFHIPEATHWVQHEEPERVNRLLIDFLTPPA, translated from the coding sequence GTGAGGGACGATCCGGCGGGAATGCCGATCCGGGACCGGCGCGTTCACGTCAACGGCGTCGATCTCCAGGTCGCGACCGCCGGTCCGGCCGACGGCCCGCCGGTGATCCTGCTGCACGGGTTCCCGGAATCCCGCCTCGCCTGGCGCCGCCAGACGGGCCCCCTGGCCGAAGCCGGGCTGCGGCTCGTGGTTCCGGACCAGCGCGGCTACGGCCGGTCCGGCAAGCCGGTCCGGATCGGCGACTATGCGCTCGATACCCTGGCCGGGGACGTGGTCGGGCTCGCCGACGCGCTCGGGATCGGACGGTTCGCGGTGGTCGGCCACGACTGGGGCGCCGTCCTCGCCTGGCATCTCGCCGCACGGTTCCCGGGCCGGGTCGAGCGGGCGGCGGTTCTCAACGGGCCGCACCTGGCGACGGTGCGCGGCCATGCGCTGGCCCACCCGTCCCAGGCCCTGAGGAGCTGGTATGTCGGGTTCTTCCAGGTGCCGTGGCTGCCGGAAAGGCTGCTCCGCGCCCGGGGCTTCGCCGGGATGCGCCGGCTGATGGAGCGGACCGCCCGGCCCGGCACGTTCGCGCCGGAGGACTGGGCCCGCTACCGCGACGCCTGGGAGCAACCGGGCGCGGTGACCGCCATGCTGAACTGGTACCGCGCCCTGCGGCACCGGTCCCCCTCACCGCCGGAGCCGATCGGCATCCCGGTGCGCGTGATCTGGGGCGACCGCGACGCCGCCCTGGACCCGCGGCTGGCCGAAGCCGGCGCGTCCCTGTGCGGCCGGTGCGAGGTGTTCCACATCCCCGAGGCGACCCACTGGGTCCAGCACGAGGAGCCGGAGCGCGTCAACCGGCTGCTGATCGACTTCCTGACCCCGCCGGCCTGA
- a CDS encoding calcium-binding protein yields MVTWVGTSGQDARRGTADADRLWGRSGDDDLSGLGGDDFLYGEAGEDILSGGDGSDRLYGEVYDPPESGDGNDWLRGEGGDDFLNGGPGHDRLDGGAGADRMNGWTGSDVLYGQDGDDWMDAGNEGDETFPLDYPLADRLYGGAGNDTLIGRSGKDFLDGGAGDDVLDGGGDADHLYGGTGNDVLNGGWWYLNLLQGGPGDDLYEVLSTVIDDAGSVVVEDPGGGIDTIEYTGDAIGRDGSFYAEVENFTVLSGFPMRGEEVFTFQGNRHDNRIVMHDLQDWDIRGLEGDDVLRGGDGPDEILSYSNTGNDSLDGGAGFDKLYGGRGADRLDGGEGRDDFQFGRPSDSSTVDGGHGFDRIDAFEPGLDDFVFTGAFDADTTLAGRQKLSFVGQDGGPGRGELAYRNDGGKTFLIANVDGDAYSEFQVEILGTVAIGAGDVLVY; encoded by the coding sequence ATGGTCACGTGGGTTGGTACGTCCGGCCAGGATGCGCGGCGCGGCACCGCCGATGCGGATCGTCTCTGGGGCCGTTCCGGCGACGACGACCTGTCCGGCCTCGGCGGCGACGATTTCCTTTACGGCGAGGCCGGCGAGGACATCCTGTCCGGGGGCGACGGCAGCGACCGCCTCTACGGGGAGGTCTACGACCCGCCGGAGTCCGGCGACGGGAACGACTGGCTCCGGGGCGAGGGCGGCGACGATTTCCTGAACGGCGGGCCCGGGCACGACCGCCTCGACGGCGGCGCCGGCGCCGACCGGATGAATGGGTGGACCGGATCCGACGTCCTCTACGGCCAGGACGGCGACGACTGGATGGATGCCGGGAACGAGGGGGACGAGACCTTTCCTCTGGACTATCCCCTGGCCGACCGCCTGTATGGCGGGGCGGGCAACGACACTCTGATCGGACGGTCCGGCAAGGATTTCCTGGACGGAGGGGCCGGCGACGACGTCCTCGACGGCGGCGGCGATGCCGACCATCTGTACGGCGGCACCGGCAACGACGTGCTGAACGGCGGCTGGTGGTATCTCAACCTGCTGCAGGGCGGCCCCGGCGACGACCTCTATGAAGTCCTCTCGACCGTCATCGACGATGCCGGCAGCGTCGTGGTGGAGGATCCCGGCGGCGGCATCGACACCATCGAGTACACGGGCGACGCCATCGGGCGCGACGGAAGCTTCTACGCCGAGGTGGAGAACTTCACCGTGCTGTCCGGCTTTCCCATGAGGGGGGAGGAAGTCTTCACCTTCCAGGGCAACCGGCACGACAACCGGATCGTCATGCACGACCTTCAGGACTGGGACATCCGCGGCCTGGAAGGCGACGACGTGCTCCGGGGCGGCGACGGTCCCGACGAAATCCTGTCCTACTCCAACACGGGAAACGACAGCCTCGACGGCGGCGCCGGCTTCGACAAGCTCTACGGCGGGCGCGGCGCCGACCGCCTGGACGGCGGCGAGGGCCGGGACGATTTCCAGTTCGGCCGGCCCAGCGACAGTTCGACCGTCGACGGCGGCCACGGCTTCGACCGGATCGACGCCTTCGAGCCGGGGTTGGACGATTTCGTCTTCACCGGCGCCTTCGACGCCGACACGACCCTGGCGGGCCGGCAGAAGCTCAGCTTCGTCGGGCAGGACGGCGGTCCCGGACGCGGCGAGCTTGCCTATCGGAACGATGGCGGCAAGACTTTCCTGATCGCCAACGTCGACGGCGACGCCTATTCCGAGTTCCAGGTGGAGATCCTGGGCACGGTGGCGATCGGCGCCGGCGACGTGCTGGTCTATTGA